The DNA segment TTCCCGTGGAATTTTTCAGAAACCATAAAATCATAACAGGAAATTATCCTGTTGAGATGATATTTGAGAGCAGCGGAACAACAGGTGTAACACCAGGTAAACATTTTGTATGCGACCTCAATTTATATGAGAGGAGTTTCCTTAACACTTTCAATCAGTTTTATGGTGATCCTGAGGATTATATCATAGCTGCCCTGCTTCCTTCATATACCGAGAGAGAAGGATCTTCACTTGTATATATGGCTGATAATCTGATTAAAAGGAGCAATCATAAACTCAGCGGGTTTTACCGGAACGATACCGAAAGTCTTATAAAGACTGTTTCACAATCTAAAGGAGAGAACCGAAAGTTCTTTCTTTTAGGAGTAAGCTTTGCCCTTCTCGATCTCGCTGAGAATGTTTCACCAGATTTGAAAGATTCGATCGTAATGGAAACAGGTGGAATGAAGGGAAGAAGGAAGGAACTTACAAGGCCGGAACTTCATTCTATACTCATGAATAAGTTTAATGTTACTTCAATTCATTCAGAATATGGAATGACTGAATTAATGAGTCAGGCTTATTCAAAGGGGGAAGGAATATTTTATACTCCGCCCTGGATGAAAATTATGCTGAGAGATCCGCAGGACCCTCTTACAGTTCAAACTGAAACAGGTAGGACAGGAGGTATAAATATTATAGATCTGGCGAATATCAATTCCTGTTCATTTATCTCCACAGGCGACCTTGGCAAACTTCATGATGACGGCGGTTTTGAAGTACTGGGGCGTTTCGATAACAGCGATATCCGGGGATGTAATCTGTTGGTGGAATAGTAATCCACAATAAAAAAATCCATTAACCACAAAGGTCACAAAGGAACTTCACAAAGGTCACAAAGTGTTATAATACATTGTATTACTTTGTGTTCCTTAGTGCCTCCTTTGTGTACTTTGTGGTAAAAAAAAATTATAAACCAAGTTTTGTTTTGATTTCAGCAGGAATGGCATTTTTATGCACCATAACTGCTATAGTCTTGGCCCTTACATAATTCTCCGACATGTTGAGATACCCCCCGAATGGATTTCTTGTAGTACCCCATGAATTCTTTGTAATATAGTATTTGGTCCCATTCTGGTCTTTTACGATTCCGGTAAGATGCATCAGATGGTCGTCGGTTGTCTTTTTTGAATCAAAACCCTCCTGGCGTGATTCCTGTGTTACTTTCACTTCGGGAAAAGGGGAGCTGAACTTATATGCTTCGGCTGTAAGTTCCTCCTTTGTCATTTTACCCAGTCTGGCTTTATCAGCAGGAGAATAGGAATCAGTATTTTCAAGTTCGGGAATTATTGCAACTCCTTTGGGATGTGAAAATCCTTTTTCACTTACATCACCATCCCATGCAACTGTGTATCCGTTATTCAGCGAGTAATCCATTACCTGCATCAGTTCATCGAGAGTGACATTATAATAATTCATCTTTCTCCAGTTGTCGGGAATAGGAACAACACCCTGAGTATAGAACGGGAAAAGGGTAAAAGAAGTAATCTCAACATAATCATCCACATTCAGACCAAGTGAGGCAGAAAATGATTTTGGAGTATATCCGACGCCCTTATATGTAAATGATGATGGTGATTTTCCAAGGTAAGTGTCAAGAACCGCATCAATAATAGCCAGATACTGATCACTCTCCTTTTTTCTCTGAACAGGAACAGTTGCAATTGCATTGACAAAGGCATTTAGTTCACTGTGATTATGGTTTGGTAATCCATAATTTAATCCGGTATATGCCTCATCGGGTACAATTCCGTTTTTAGTGAATTCAACAATCCAGTCATGACCAACACTTCCCTGTCCAAGATTTCCTTTCCCCTCCTGTACAAAATTATCCCTGAGCCTGTCATAGTAGTTGTTTCTAACAATATACATCTCAGAGAGGTCATATTCACCTTTTCCCATTCTCAGAAGCTCAGCCTCAATAAAAGAGGTTGTTGCGAAACTCCAGCAGGTGCCTGTACTGGCCTGATTTTTTACCGGTGTTACCTTCAGTTCTGTAACCGGGGAGAATTTATAACCTTCATCAGGTTTGGCTGTATTTTTCTTTTGAGCAGAGGCCTCCAGGAAAATCAGGGTCAGAAGAGACAGGAAGAGAATACGGGTTTTCATATTTTCAGAAATTTAATTGAATAAGAATCAAAATGCTAAACTATAAAAAATCAGGAGAATAAAAAGTGACAAATGTTATTTATAAAGTCTGAAGTCCGAAGACCGGAGACGGAAGATGTATTAGTTCATTACATTTATTTGATTTCGAATATTTGCAGATTTGAGTCATTTACACCAGCTACGAGGTATTGTTTTCCCGATACATTTAGCGGGAGGATTTTCCTCGTATCTCCTTTTATCATAAGGCCACTTGTTGCAGGCATAAGTGGTTTAAACCCAACTACGGAATCTTTCAATAGACACAATCCATAACTCGCATCATATCTTCCCATTGAGGGTCTTACGGAATAGTCGTTTCCGACAAGTATAAGGTCTGAATTTCCATCCTGATCAAAGTCACCGGTCAGAATATCGCGAACTGGCGAGACCTGGGCTAAAACAGGAAGTTTTTCTATTTCGAAGGAGCCATTACCGTTATTAAGGAACACGCAGCTTTCAAGCAGTACGGCTTTTTTAAGTTCAGATTGACTAATTGCATTAATACCCAATAATTCCTTTATTGTTTTGCCTCCAAATTCAGAATAACTTGTGAACTTCTTTTCCAAAAATGGAATTTGACTTTTCAGCTCATCAAAAGATGCCACTGGATAACTTATTCCATTTTGGTAGGAACAGATCACCTGATCAAGAGATCCATTATTGTCAAAATCATTCAGGTACATTTCTACAGGTTCCTTAACAGATGCTTTAAGCAGGGAATTGAGTCCTAAATTTCCGCCTATTAAATCCATATCTCCATCTCCGTCTAAATCAGCAGCATGTATACAATTCCACCATCCGGAGGTATCCCCAAGACCAGATTTATCCGTTACATCTGAAAAATAGCCATTGTCATTGTTTAGAAGACATACCTTCATCCATTCACCAGTAACACAGAGGTCCTGGTCCCCATCCCCGTCGTAATCCATCCAGCAGGCATCAGTAACCATACCGATCTTTTTCATCCGTTTCATTCTGGTATCTGTAACATCTTTAAAATGACCTTTCCCATCGTTTTCAAGAAGCAACTGGTTGGGAGATAAACCATATATTCCGGGTATTGAACGTGAGCCAATAAACAAATCCAAATCACCATCATTATCAAAGTCGCCCGGACGAACACATGAGCCGTTATTAGCTGTAAAAGGTAAAGATCCTTCTTCGGCCTCAAAAAACTCACCTTTTCCGTTGTTAATAAGCAACCTGTCTTCCAGCAGGGGATTTCCAACCACTACCGCATTACCTCCCCGTACAATATAGAGATCCAAATCATCATCTCCATCTGCGTCAAATGCCGACGCATCAACGTCTTCGGAGTTGATGTCTTTAATAAATGCAGGGGCTTCGTATGGTTTGAACGATCCGTCAATTTGTTGAAAAAAGATCTTTGACGTCTGTCCTTTGGCGCCACCTATAAACAAATCATCAAGCTTGTCGCCGTTTAAATCACCAACAGTGAGGGCTGGTCCTTCATTTAACAGACTATGTGGGATAAGGTGTTCAAGAGTAAATTCAGCATATTGGTTTTCCTGGTGTTTATATTCAAGGCCTGGCAAGGCTGTTTGAGAGAATAACTTTACAAGTTTATTTTCCTTTGCATTCCCTTTATCAGACTTTGAAGAAGCATTCTTCTTTTCCAGCGTAAGAACCGTATTTACAGTAATATTTTTAATCAGTTGTTCTGTCAGATCAGGCCACCGTACACGAACCGAGTCCACTTTCCCTGATGCTCCAATCCCAAAATGTAGAACATCTGATGATGCAGACATAAATCCTCTTGTAGGAAATTGTTCAGAAACCTGTATCTGATTATCGCAGTATACAGTAACACGGGCTCCGATACCATGTGTATTCATTCCTTCTCCAAGTATTCTTACCGATAAAAAATTGTTAGCCAAAAGTTTATCAGAATTATTCATATATATTGAAGCCTGCGCATTAATGTTGTTTGTAATCAGATCAAGATCACCATCATTATCCAGATCAGCATAAGCAGAGCCATTGGAATATGTACGGGTGTTAAATCCCCATTCTTTTGCCTTATTTGAGAATGTTAGATCTCCATTGTTTCTGTAGATATAGTTGTAGTTAGGATAAAGAGGCATCTTGTCATACAATACTTTATCGGCAGCATTCTTATTTTCTTCTAAAGTAAAGTAACTATTCCTTGTTAGAAAGCTGACATAGTCCAGATCATTTGCTCTTCGATATATTCCGTTCGTAATAAAAAGATCTTTCCATCCGTCATTATCCACATCACAAAATAAAGGAGACCAACTCCAATCAGTTGCATAAACACCTGATAATCTGCCGATTTCACTGAACATTTCATTGCCTAAATTTAATTGCAATGTATTACGGACAAATTGGTTACCATATCCATCTTTAAGTTTTAACATAAACAGCTCATAGTCATCTTCACCACCTGATTGTTTCCGGATTTTTTCCTCTTCGGGCAGCATATCCAGGACAATTATATCAAGAAGGCCGTCATTGTTTATGTCTCCAATATCATTACCCATTGAGGATCTGCTTGTATGTTGAATCGATTCACTCAATCGTTCTGAAAAAGTACCATTACCGTTATTAAAATATAAATAATCATTTTCATGAAAATCATTTGATATGTATATATCAGGAAAACCATCGTTGTTGATATCGCTAATACTCACTCCTAGTCCATAACCAATCTGGCTATTGTAAATCCTTGCCTGAGTTGTTACATCATTAAAAAACTGTTTCCCATTTACATTATCATTTCTGTATAATCTGTCTCCTGCCAGTGAATCATGATCAAAGCGTAAAGATGATGGACCATAACTGCGTGAAGTATGTACTGAATGATTAAGCAGATACATATCAAGGTCCCCATCCATATCGTA comes from the Bacteroidales bacterium genome and includes:
- a CDS encoding acyl transferase → MINDLKDRIFNIKSESEFSEVALEVFHYQYDKNAVYQWFIDSLGKSISSVKSLSDIPFLPVEFFRNHKIITGNYPVEMIFESSGTTGVTPGKHFVCDLNLYERSFLNTFNQFYGDPEDYIIAALLPSYTEREGSSLVYMADNLIKRSNHKLSGFYRNDTESLIKTVSQSKGENRKFFLLGVSFALLDLAENVSPDLKDSIVMETGGMKGRRKELTRPELHSILMNKFNVTSIHSEYGMTELMSQAYSKGEGIFYTPPWMKIMLRDPQDPLTVQTETGRTGGINIIDLANINSCSFISTGDLGKLHDDGGFEVLGRFDNSDIRGCNLLVE
- a CDS encoding aminopeptidase — its product is MKTRILFLSLLTLIFLEASAQKKNTAKPDEGYKFSPVTELKVTPVKNQASTGTCWSFATTSFIEAELLRMGKGEYDLSEMYIVRNNYYDRLRDNFVQEGKGNLGQGSVGHDWIVEFTKNGIVPDEAYTGLNYGLPNHNHSELNAFVNAIATVPVQRKKESDQYLAIIDAVLDTYLGKSPSSFTYKGVGYTPKSFSASLGLNVDDYVEITSFTLFPFYTQGVVPIPDNWRKMNYYNVTLDELMQVMDYSLNNGYTVAWDGDVSEKGFSHPKGVAIIPELENTDSYSPADKARLGKMTKEELTAEAYKFSSPFPEVKVTQESRQEGFDSKKTTDDHLMHLTGIVKDQNGTKYYITKNSWGTTRNPFGGYLNMSENYVRAKTIAVMVHKNAIPAEIKTKLGL
- a CDS encoding VCBS repeat-containing protein, with product MKIFVLILTILLLIFSCNREENGTKELFTLLTPAVTNVDYINQLTESEQFNMIQYLYFNNGAGVAAGDINNDGLTDLYFTSNQNPNKLYLNKGNLKFEDITLKAGVAGEGDWKTGVTMADVNGDGLLDIYVCQVGNYKVVHGKNQLFINQGDLTFREEAQKYGLDFKGFSTQAAFFDYDMDGDLDMYLLNHSVHTSRSYGPSSLRFDHDSLAGDRLYRNDNVNGKQFFNDVTTQARIYNSQIGYGLGVSISDINNDGFPDIYISNDFHENDYLYFNNGNGTFSERLSESIQHTSRSSMGNDIGDINNDGLLDIIVLDMLPEEEKIRKQSGGEDDYELFMLKLKDGYGNQFVRNTLQLNLGNEMFSEIGRLSGVYATDWSWSPLFCDVDNDGWKDLFITNGIYRRANDLDYVSFLTRNSYFTLEENKNAADKVLYDKMPLYPNYNYIYRNNGDLTFSNKAKEWGFNTRTYSNGSAYADLDNDGDLDLITNNINAQASIYMNNSDKLLANNFLSVRILGEGMNTHGIGARVTVYCDNQIQVSEQFPTRGFMSASSDVLHFGIGASGKVDSVRVRWPDLTEQLIKNITVNTVLTLEKKNASSKSDKGNAKENKLVKLFSQTALPGLEYKHQENQYAEFTLEHLIPHSLLNEGPALTVGDLNGDKLDDLFIGGAKGQTSKIFFQQIDGSFKPYEAPAFIKDINSEDVDASAFDADGDDDLDLYIVRGGNAVVVGNPLLEDRLLINNGKGEFFEAEEGSLPFTANNGSCVRPGDFDNDGDLDLFIGSRSIPGIYGLSPNQLLLENDGKGHFKDVTDTRMKRMKKIGMVTDACWMDYDGDGDQDLCVTGEWMKVCLLNNDNGYFSDVTDKSGLGDTSGWWNCIHAADLDGDGDMDLIGGNLGLNSLLKASVKEPVEMYLNDFDNNGSLDQVICSYQNGISYPVASFDELKSQIPFLEKKFTSYSEFGGKTIKELLGINAISQSELKKAVLLESCVFLNNGNGSFEIEKLPVLAQVSPVRDILTGDFDQDGNSDLILVGNDYSVRPSMGRYDASYGLCLLKDSVVGFKPLMPATSGLMIKGDTRKILPLNVSGKQYLVAGVNDSNLQIFEIK